In bacterium, the following proteins share a genomic window:
- a CDS encoding NADP-dependent isocitrate dehydrogenase (Converts isocitrate to alpha ketoglutarate), translating to MLNEVLVVCLEGDGIGPEITAAMKQVVDAATINQGLKIKWEDHRIGVSALEQGQDMLPPHVIERIQEVGVAIKGPTETPVGSGHRSVNVALRQALGLYANIRPVRWFSGVESPVKHPERVDLTIFRENTEDVYAGIEYAAGSDEARALHEFLHLPASISEESALGIKPISEKATRKLMRKAVAFALDSSLRRITVVHKGNIMKFTEGAFRSWAVDEAKRILRERFLDRGECVSEFSGCVPDGRVLVQERIADAMFQELILRPEEHEILVAPNLNGDYLSDAAAALVGGLGLAPGINIGEKVAVFEAVHGTAPDIAGQNVANPSALILSATLLLKHLGYADIAARIEHALGQLIKENTVTGDLFSLKRTGERLSCSDFGNRLSALLQSG from the coding sequence ATGTTGAATGAAGTGCTGGTTGTGTGTCTTGAGGGTGATGGAATTGGTCCAGAGATTACTGCAGCTATGAAGCAGGTAGTCGATGCAGCGACCATAAATCAAGGGCTCAAGATCAAATGGGAGGATCATCGGATTGGAGTATCGGCTCTAGAGCAGGGACAAGATATGCTTCCGCCACATGTCATTGAACGCATTCAAGAGGTTGGAGTCGCCATAAAAGGACCAACTGAGACGCCAGTGGGCTCGGGTCATCGAAGTGTTAATGTGGCCCTCCGACAAGCGCTTGGTCTTTACGCAAATATCCGGCCAGTACGATGGTTTTCTGGTGTGGAAAGTCCAGTCAAGCACCCTGAGCGGGTTGATCTTACGATATTTCGTGAGAATACAGAGGATGTATATGCTGGGATTGAGTATGCAGCAGGAAGTGATGAGGCTCGTGCGCTTCACGAATTTTTGCATCTTCCAGCGAGTATTTCAGAAGAAAGCGCTCTCGGGATTAAGCCAATTTCGGAAAAAGCAACGCGGAAGCTTATGCGGAAAGCCGTAGCGTTTGCTCTTGATAGTAGCCTGAGACGTATCACCGTAGTTCATAAGGGAAACATTATGAAATTTACGGAAGGAGCCTTCCGTAGCTGGGCCGTCGATGAGGCAAAGCGTATCCTGAGAGAGCGATTTCTCGATCGCGGTGAGTGTGTATCAGAGTTTAGTGGATGTGTGCCGGATGGAAGAGTTCTTGTGCAAGAGAGAATTGCTGACGCGATGTTTCAGGAGCTCATTCTTCGACCTGAAGAGCATGAGATCCTTGTTGCTCCTAACTTAAATGGTGATTACCTGAGTGATGCAGCAGCAGCTCTTGTTGGCGGGCTTGGTCTTGCACCAGGGATTAATATTGGAGAGAAAGTTGCTGTATTTGAGGCCGTTCATGGAACAGCTCCTGATATAGCTGGTCAGAACGTGGCAAATCCTTCAGCCTTGATTTTGAGCGCGACACTGCTCTTAAAGCATCTCGGCTATGCCGACATAGCAGCGCGAATTGAGCATGCGCTTGGGCAGTTGATCAAAGAGAATACGGTAACAGGAGATCTCTTCTCCTTAAAGCGCACTGGCGAGCGATTGTCATGTAGTGATTTCGGGAATCGGCTCTCGGCGCTCCTGCAAAGCGGATGA